The following are encoded in a window of Kitasatospora sp. NBC_01250 genomic DNA:
- the nuoF gene encoding NADH-quinone oxidoreductase subunit NuoF has protein sequence MTATEPAEKLLSPVLSASWDDHRPWSLTTYQRHDGYQGLRNALAMDPDALIALVKESGLRGRGGAGFPTGMKWQFIPQNDGKPHYLVVNADESEPGTCKDIPLLFANPHALIEGMVIASYAIRCDHAFIYLRGEVVPVLRRLHAAVAEAYDAGFLGRDILGSGVDLDITVHAGAGAYICGEETALLDSLEGRRGQPRLRPPFPAIAGLYACPTVVNNVESIASVPPILVRGKEWFTSLGTEKSPGFTLYSLSGHVTNPGQYEAPLGVTLRQLLEVSGGVRAGHQLKFWTPGGSSTPMFTEEHLDVPLDYEAVGAAGSMLGTKALQIFDETTCVVRAVTRWTEFYAHESCGKCTPCREGTYWLVQLLRRIEAGEGVEGDLEKLLDIADNINGKSFCALGDGAASPIASSLKYFRAEYERHLAERRCPFDPAAATVWAESPRSSTPEPVTEREVHA, from the coding sequence ATGACCGCCACCGAGCCGGCCGAGAAGCTGCTCAGCCCCGTGCTCTCCGCCTCCTGGGACGACCACCGGCCGTGGTCGCTGACGACCTACCAACGCCACGACGGCTACCAGGGCCTGCGCAACGCCCTGGCGATGGACCCGGACGCGCTGATCGCGCTGGTCAAGGAGTCCGGCCTGCGCGGTCGCGGCGGCGCCGGGTTCCCCACCGGCATGAAGTGGCAGTTCATCCCGCAGAACGACGGCAAGCCGCACTACCTGGTGGTCAACGCGGACGAGTCCGAGCCCGGGACCTGCAAGGACATCCCGCTGCTCTTCGCCAACCCGCACGCGCTGATCGAGGGCATGGTGATCGCCTCCTACGCGATCCGCTGCGACCACGCCTTCATCTACCTGCGCGGCGAGGTGGTCCCGGTGCTGCGCCGGCTGCACGCGGCCGTCGCCGAGGCGTACGACGCGGGCTTCCTCGGCCGGGACATCCTCGGCTCGGGGGTGGACCTCGACATCACCGTGCACGCGGGCGCCGGCGCCTACATCTGCGGCGAGGAGACCGCGCTGCTCGACTCGCTGGAGGGCCGCCGCGGCCAGCCCCGGCTGCGCCCGCCGTTCCCGGCGATCGCGGGCCTGTACGCCTGCCCGACGGTGGTCAACAACGTCGAGTCGATCGCCTCGGTGCCGCCGATCCTGGTCCGCGGCAAAGAGTGGTTCACCTCGCTGGGCACCGAGAAGTCGCCAGGCTTCACCCTCTACTCGCTCTCCGGCCACGTCACCAACCCCGGCCAGTACGAGGCGCCGCTCGGCGTGACGCTGCGCCAGCTGCTCGAGGTCAGCGGCGGGGTGCGGGCCGGGCATCAGCTCAAGTTCTGGACCCCGGGCGGCAGTTCGACGCCGATGTTCACCGAGGAGCACCTCGATGTGCCGCTCGACTACGAGGCGGTGGGCGCGGCCGGCTCGATGCTCGGCACCAAGGCGCTGCAGATCTTCGACGAGACCACCTGCGTGGTGCGCGCGGTGACCCGGTGGACCGAGTTCTACGCCCACGAGTCCTGCGGCAAGTGCACCCCGTGCCGCGAAGGCACGTACTGGCTCGTCCAGTTGCTGCGCCGGATCGAGGCGGGCGAGGGCGTCGAGGGCGACCTGGAGAAGCTGCTCGACATCGCCGACAACATCAACGGCAAGTCCTTCTGCGCCCTGGGCGACGGCGCGGCCAGCCCGATCGCCTCCTCGCTGAAGTACTTCCGGGCCGAGTACGAGCGGCACCTGGCCGAGCGCCGCTGCCCGTTCGACCCGGCCGCCGCCACCGTCTGGGCCGAGAGCCCCCGCTCCTCGACCCCCGAGCCCGTCACCGAGAGGGAGGTGCACGCATGA
- a CDS encoding NADH-quinone oxidoreductase subunit G, translating into MTVTEPSAVKAATDLVTLTIDGVEVQVPKGTLVIRAAEAIGTQVPRFCDHPLLDPVGACRQCIVEIEGQRKPVASCTIPVAEGMVVRTQISSPVAEKAQRGVMELLLINHPLDCPVCDKGGECPLQNQAMSTGAADSRFEGMKRTYQKPIPISSQVLLDRERCVLCARCTRFSQQIAGDPFIELLERGALEQVGTGAGDDFASYFSGNTIQICPVGALTSAAYRFRSRPFDLVSSPSTCEHCASGCAQRTDHRRGKVLRRLAGEDPEVNEEWNCDKGRFAFRYAQQRDRLTTPLVRDRETGELVEASWPQALAAAADGLRGSRSAVLTGGRVTVEDAYGYAKFARVVLGTNDVDFRARPHSAEEADFLAAAVAGRGVDLGSPDPVTYRALAQAPVVLLAGFEPEEESPIVFLRLRKASRSGLKVVAIADHRSRGLAKLGGSLLPAAPGTEAEWLGALAAEEPLSDEAGRAAELLRSPGAVIMVGERLAQTAGALTAALRLSHATGARLAWVPRRAGERGALEAGALPGLLPGGRPVTVAAARLDAATAWGVAELPARLGRDTGQILAAAAHGDLDALLVGGLDPDDLPDPQLAEEALARVGFVISLELRPSAVTAHADVVLPVAAVAEKAGTFLNWEGRVRMFEAALKPDQQMGRHLHSDVRVLHMLADALGHRLGLPDVRAARLELDTFAPWSGDHPAAPAGHPSALPRPANGQAVLAGWRMLLDRGTLQQGDEHLAGTRHRAVARLSPGTAAEIGAGERLRVSGPAGSLELPLELSPEMPDRTVWLPVNSVEQGVHRTLGTTVGHLVTIAPAEGDR; encoded by the coding sequence ATGACCGTCACGGAGCCATCAGCCGTCAAGGCCGCCACCGACCTCGTCACGCTCACCATCGACGGCGTCGAAGTCCAGGTCCCCAAGGGCACCTTGGTGATCCGCGCCGCCGAGGCCATCGGCACCCAGGTGCCCCGGTTCTGCGACCACCCGTTGCTGGACCCGGTCGGCGCCTGCCGCCAGTGCATCGTGGAGATCGAGGGCCAGCGCAAGCCGGTCGCCTCCTGCACCATCCCGGTCGCCGAGGGCATGGTGGTGCGCACCCAGATCAGCTCGCCGGTGGCGGAGAAGGCCCAGCGCGGCGTCATGGAGCTGCTGCTGATCAACCACCCGCTGGACTGCCCGGTCTGCGACAAGGGCGGCGAGTGCCCGCTGCAGAACCAGGCGATGTCCACCGGCGCCGCCGACTCCCGCTTCGAGGGCATGAAGCGGACCTACCAGAAGCCGATCCCGATCAGCAGCCAGGTGCTGCTGGACCGCGAACGCTGCGTGCTCTGCGCCCGCTGCACCCGCTTCTCCCAGCAGATCGCCGGCGACCCGTTCATCGAGCTGCTGGAGCGCGGCGCGCTGGAGCAGGTCGGCACCGGTGCCGGTGACGACTTCGCCTCGTACTTCTCCGGCAACACCATCCAGATCTGCCCGGTCGGCGCGCTCACCTCGGCCGCCTACCGGTTCCGCTCGCGCCCCTTCGACCTGGTCTCCTCGCCCAGCACCTGCGAGCACTGCGCCTCGGGCTGCGCCCAGCGCACCGACCACCGGCGCGGCAAGGTGCTGCGCCGGCTGGCCGGCGAGGACCCGGAGGTCAACGAGGAGTGGAACTGCGACAAGGGCCGGTTCGCCTTCCGCTACGCCCAGCAGCGCGACCGGCTGACCACCCCGCTGGTGCGCGACCGGGAGACCGGTGAGCTCGTCGAGGCCTCCTGGCCGCAGGCGTTGGCGGCCGCCGCCGACGGCCTGCGCGGCTCGCGCAGCGCGGTGCTCACCGGCGGCCGGGTCACCGTGGAGGACGCCTACGGCTACGCCAAGTTCGCCCGGGTGGTGCTCGGCACCAACGACGTGGACTTCCGGGCCCGCCCGCACAGCGCCGAGGAGGCGGACTTCCTGGCCGCCGCCGTGGCCGGGCGCGGGGTCGACCTCGGCAGTCCGGACCCGGTGACCTACCGGGCGCTGGCGCAGGCACCGGTGGTCCTGCTGGCCGGCTTCGAGCCCGAGGAGGAGTCGCCGATCGTCTTCCTGCGGCTGCGCAAGGCGAGCCGCTCGGGCCTCAAGGTCGTCGCCATCGCCGACCACCGCTCGCGCGGCCTGGCCAAGCTCGGCGGCTCGCTGCTGCCGGCCGCCCCGGGCACCGAGGCCGAGTGGCTGGGCGCGCTGGCGGCCGAGGAGCCGCTGAGCGACGAGGCCGGACGCGCCGCCGAGCTGCTGCGCAGCCCCGGCGCCGTGATCATGGTCGGCGAGCGCCTGGCGCAGACCGCCGGCGCGCTCACCGCGGCGCTGCGGCTCTCGCACGCCACCGGTGCCCGGCTGGCCTGGGTGCCGCGCCGGGCCGGCGAGCGCGGCGCGCTGGAGGCCGGCGCGCTGCCCGGCCTGCTGCCCGGTGGCCGTCCGGTGACCGTCGCGGCTGCCCGTCTCGACGCCGCCACCGCCTGGGGGGTGGCCGAACTGCCCGCCCGGCTCGGGCGCGACACCGGCCAGATCCTGGCCGCCGCCGCGCACGGCGACCTGGACGCGCTGCTGGTCGGCGGCCTGGACCCGGACGACCTGCCGGACCCGCAGCTGGCCGAGGAGGCGCTGGCCAGGGTCGGCTTCGTGATCTCGCTGGAGCTGCGCCCCTCGGCCGTCACCGCGCACGCCGACGTGGTGCTGCCGGTGGCGGCGGTGGCCGAGAAGGCCGGCACCTTCCTCAACTGGGAGGGCCGGGTGCGGATGTTCGAGGCCGCGCTCAAGCCCGACCAGCAGATGGGCCGGCACCTGCACTCGGACGTCCGGGTGCTGCACATGCTGGCCGACGCGCTCGGCCACCGCCTCGGGCTGCCCGACGTCCGGGCCGCCCGGCTGGAGCTGGACACCTTCGCGCCGTGGTCCGGCGACCACCCCGCCGCCCCGGCCGGCCACCCATCCGCACTGCCGAGGCCCGCCAACGGCCAGGCGGTGCTGGCCGGTTGGCGGATGCTGCTGGACCGCGGCACGCTGCAGCAGGGTGACGAGCACCTGGCCGGCACCCGGCACCGGGCGGTGGCCCGGCTCTCGCCCGGCACCGCGGCGGAGATCGGAGCGGGCGAGCGCCTGCGGGTCAGCGGCCCGGCCGGCTCGCTGGAACTGCCGCTGGAGCTCTCCCCGGAGATGCCGGACCGCACCGTCTGGCTGCCCGTCAACTCCGTCGAGCAGGGCGTCCACCGCACTCTCGGCACCACGGTCGGTCACCTGGTGACCATCGCCCCGGCGGAAGGGGACCGGTAA
- the nuoH gene encoding NADH-quinone oxidoreductase subunit NuoH, protein MLHAQLAAGYETLGFFGRDPWWLVLLKAVFCFAFLLITVLVSIVWERKVVAWMQLRIGPNRHGPWGLLQSLADGVKLALKEDLVVSGADKVVYVLAPVVCAIPAFMAIAVIPFGPADNEISIFGTRTPMQLTDLPVALLYILATASIGIYGIVLAGWSSGSTYPLLGGLRSSAQMISYEIAMGLSFAAVFIYSGSMSTSQIVDSQRPTWFAVLLPVSFIVYIIAMVGETNRAPFDLPEAEGELVGGFNTEYSSLKFAMFMLAEYVNMVTVSAVASTLFLGGWRAPWPISTFWAGANHGWWPLLWIVIKIQLLLFFFIWLRGTLPRLRYDQFMKLGWKVLIPVSLVWLVMVASVRALRNEGNGFGNVVLYVGAPVAVLLLLSLLWDAFRDKEKGVEPAPATGEFDPMAGGYPVPPLPGQELPPVPRRRSRVPRATPPQELADALNGANHGANHVEGS, encoded by the coding sequence ATGCTCCACGCACAACTCGCCGCCGGCTACGAGACGCTGGGCTTCTTCGGGCGCGACCCGTGGTGGCTGGTGCTGCTCAAGGCGGTCTTCTGCTTCGCCTTCCTGCTGATCACCGTGCTGGTCTCGATCGTCTGGGAGCGCAAGGTCGTCGCCTGGATGCAGCTGCGCATCGGCCCGAACCGGCACGGCCCCTGGGGCCTGCTGCAGTCGCTGGCCGACGGCGTCAAGCTGGCCCTGAAGGAGGACCTGGTGGTCTCCGGGGCGGACAAGGTGGTCTACGTCCTGGCGCCGGTGGTCTGTGCGATCCCGGCCTTCATGGCGATCGCGGTGATCCCGTTCGGCCCGGCCGACAACGAGATCTCGATCTTCGGCACCCGCACCCCGATGCAGCTCACCGACCTGCCGGTGGCGCTGCTCTACATCCTGGCCACCGCCTCGATCGGGATCTACGGCATCGTGCTGGCCGGCTGGTCCTCCGGCTCGACCTACCCGCTGCTCGGCGGCCTGCGCTCCTCGGCGCAGATGATCTCCTACGAGATCGCGATGGGCCTCTCCTTCGCCGCCGTCTTCATCTACTCCGGCTCGATGTCGACCTCGCAGATCGTCGACTCCCAACGGCCCACCTGGTTCGCGGTGTTGCTGCCGGTCTCGTTCATCGTCTACATCATCGCGATGGTGGGGGAGACCAACCGGGCGCCCTTCGACCTGCCGGAGGCCGAGGGCGAGCTGGTCGGCGGCTTCAACACCGAGTACAGCTCGCTGAAGTTCGCGATGTTCATGCTGGCCGAGTACGTCAACATGGTCACCGTCTCGGCGGTCGCCAGCACGCTCTTCCTGGGCGGCTGGCGGGCCCCGTGGCCGATCTCCACCTTCTGGGCCGGCGCCAACCACGGCTGGTGGCCGCTGCTCTGGATCGTGATCAAGATCCAGCTGCTGCTCTTCTTCTTCATCTGGCTGCGCGGCACGCTGCCCCGGCTGCGCTACGACCAGTTCATGAAGCTGGGCTGGAAGGTGCTCATCCCGGTCTCGCTGGTCTGGCTGGTGATGGTGGCCAGCGTCCGGGCGCTGCGCAACGAGGGCAACGGCTTCGGCAACGTGGTGCTCTACGTGGGCGCGCCGGTGGCCGTACTGCTGCTCCTCTCGCTGCTCTGGGACGCCTTCCGGGACAAGGAGAAGGGGGTCGAACCGGCCCCCGCCACCGGGGAGTTCGATCCCATGGCGGGCGGCTACCCGGTCCCGCCGCTGCCCGGCCAGGAGCTGCCGCCGGTGCCGCGCCGGCGCAGCCGGGTGCCGCGGGCCACCCCGCCGCAGGAGCTGGCGGACGCGCTGAACGGTGCCAACCACGGCGCCAACCATGTGGAAGGGAGCTGA
- the nuoI gene encoding NADH-quinone oxidoreductase subunit NuoI, whose product MPESDDKPSLLGPAAGFGVTFKAMFKKRLTEQYPEQKKPTAPRFHGRHQLNRHPDGLEKCVGCELCAWACPADAIYVEGADNTEEERYSPGERYGAVYQINYARCILCGLCIEACPTRALTMTNEYELADSSRADLIFTKEQLLAGLTEGMVEAPHAMYPGTDEGAYYRGEVTHAAPGTETQERHEREVSS is encoded by the coding sequence ATGCCAGAGTCCGACGACAAGCCGTCGCTGCTGGGACCGGCCGCCGGCTTCGGCGTGACCTTCAAGGCCATGTTCAAGAAGCGGCTGACCGAGCAGTACCCGGAGCAGAAGAAGCCCACCGCCCCCCGCTTCCACGGCCGCCACCAGCTCAACCGGCACCCGGACGGCCTGGAGAAGTGCGTCGGCTGCGAGCTGTGCGCCTGGGCCTGCCCCGCGGACGCGATCTACGTGGAGGGCGCCGACAACACCGAGGAGGAGCGCTACTCCCCGGGTGAGCGCTACGGCGCGGTCTACCAGATCAACTACGCCCGCTGCATCCTGTGCGGGCTGTGCATCGAGGCCTGCCCGACCCGCGCGCTGACCATGACCAACGAGTACGAGCTGGCCGACTCCTCGCGGGCCGACCTGATCTTCACCAAGGAGCAGCTGCTGGCCGGCCTGACCGAGGGCATGGTCGAGGCGCCGCACGCGATGTACCCGGGGACCGACGAGGGCGCCTACTACCGCGGCGAGGTCACCCACGCCGCGCCCGGCACCGAGACCCAGGAGCGCCACGAGCGGGAGGTGAGCTCATGA
- a CDS encoding NADH-quinone oxidoreductase subunit J, translated as MTSTGEAVQFWVLAVIAVGGALGMLLMRKAVHSALCLAATMLALAVCYLAQGAVFLGVVQIVVYTGAIMMLFLFVVMLVGVTAADSLKEQLKGQRIAAVLCGLGFGALLIAGIANARLGHFTGLAEANAEGNVQGLARLIFTKYVWAFEVTGALLITAAVGAMLLTHRESVEPRLTQRELAAQRIKDNKQIPPLPAPGVYARHNAVDIAGLLPDGTIAEDSVMATLRERGQIRDVSQDMLHRMAELENATSEWLGRPPSERPVPAQDAGQGRAALTAALTKESPTRETPNRDDAEEAE; from the coding sequence ATGACCTCCACCGGCGAGGCGGTCCAGTTCTGGGTGCTCGCGGTGATCGCGGTCGGCGGCGCGCTCGGCATGCTGCTGATGCGCAAGGCCGTGCACAGCGCGCTCTGCCTGGCCGCCACCATGCTGGCGCTGGCGGTCTGCTACCTGGCCCAGGGCGCGGTCTTCCTGGGCGTGGTGCAGATCGTGGTCTACACCGGCGCGATCATGATGCTCTTCCTCTTCGTGGTGATGCTGGTCGGCGTGACGGCCGCCGACTCCCTCAAGGAGCAGCTCAAGGGCCAGCGGATCGCCGCCGTGCTCTGCGGCCTGGGCTTCGGGGCGCTGCTGATCGCGGGCATCGCCAACGCCAGGCTCGGCCACTTCACCGGCCTGGCCGAGGCGAACGCCGAGGGCAACGTGCAGGGCCTGGCCCGGCTGATCTTCACCAAGTACGTCTGGGCCTTCGAGGTCACCGGCGCGCTGCTGATCACCGCGGCGGTCGGCGCGATGCTGCTCACCCACCGCGAGAGCGTCGAACCCCGGCTCACCCAGCGCGAGTTGGCCGCTCAGCGGATCAAGGACAACAAGCAGATCCCGCCGCTTCCGGCGCCCGGCGTCTACGCCCGGCACAACGCGGTGGACATCGCGGGCCTGCTGCCGGACGGCACCATCGCCGAGGACTCGGTGATGGCCACCCTGCGCGAGCGCGGCCAGATCCGCGACGTCAGCCAGGACATGCTGCACCGGATGGCCGAGCTGGAGAACGCCACCTCCGAGTGGCTGGGCCGCCCGCCGTCCGAGCGGCCGGTGCCGGCCCAGGACGCGGGGCAGGGCCGCGCGGCGCTGACCGCCGCGCTGACGAAGGAGAGCCCGACGAGGGAGACCCCGAACCGGGACGATGCGGAGGAGGCGGAGTGA
- the nuoK gene encoding NADH-quinone oxidoreductase subunit NuoK, which translates to MNPVNYLYLAALLFTIGASGVLIRRNAIVLFMCVELMLNAANLALVTFSRLHGNLDGQILAFFTMVVAAAEVVVGLAIIVSIFRTRHSASVDDSNLMKL; encoded by the coding sequence GTGAACCCGGTCAACTACCTGTATCTCGCGGCCCTGTTGTTCACCATCGGGGCCAGCGGGGTGCTGATCAGGCGCAACGCCATCGTCCTGTTCATGTGCGTGGAGCTGATGCTCAACGCCGCCAACCTCGCCCTGGTCACCTTCTCCCGGCTGCACGGCAACCTGGACGGCCAGATCCTGGCCTTCTTCACCATGGTGGTCGCCGCCGCCGAGGTCGTGGTGGGCCTGGCGATCATCGTGAGCATCTTTAGGACCAGGCACTCGGCTTCGGTCGACGACAGCAACCTGATGAAGCTGTAG